The following proteins come from a genomic window of Micromonospora zamorensis:
- a CDS encoding response regulator: MTGPSGDAGTATVRVVLADDQPAVRAGLALILGGSPGIEVVGEAADGDEAVRLCRESRPDVAVLDVRMPRRDGISATRAIVADGLADVLVLTTFDLDEYVFGALRAGAAGFLLKDTDADGLVTAVRTVARGDGFIAPAVTRRLITAFAATTPGASAATRAALGTLTPRERDVLACLGLGLSNQQIADRLVLAESTTKTHVSRILAKLGLRSRVQAAILAQELGLTAPPQS, translated from the coding sequence GTGACCGGGCCGTCGGGAGACGCGGGCACGGCGACGGTACGGGTGGTGCTTGCCGACGACCAGCCAGCGGTACGGGCGGGGCTGGCCCTGATCCTGGGTGGCTCACCGGGCATCGAAGTGGTCGGCGAGGCGGCCGACGGCGACGAGGCGGTGCGGTTGTGTCGGGAGTCGCGCCCGGACGTGGCGGTGCTGGACGTCCGCATGCCCCGCCGGGACGGGATCTCCGCGACACGGGCCATCGTCGCCGACGGGCTCGCCGACGTGCTGGTGCTCACCACCTTCGACCTCGACGAGTACGTCTTCGGCGCATTACGTGCCGGCGCGGCCGGGTTCCTGCTGAAGGACACCGACGCCGACGGCCTGGTGACCGCTGTGCGTACGGTGGCGCGCGGCGACGGCTTCATCGCCCCCGCGGTGACCCGCCGGTTGATCACCGCCTTCGCGGCCACCACGCCGGGCGCGTCCGCGGCCACCCGGGCCGCGCTGGGCACCCTCACCCCACGCGAGCGGGACGTGCTGGCCTGCCTCGGCCTGGGCCTGTCCAACCAGCAGATCGCCGATCGGCTGGTGCTGGCCGAGAGCACCACCAAGACACATGTGAGCCGGATCCTCGCGAAGCTGGGCCTGCGTAGCCGGGTACAGGCCGCGATCCTGGCCCAGGAGCTGGGGCTGACCGCTCCCCCACAATCGTGA
- a CDS encoding septum formation family protein: MRRWWGPTVLLVLIMGTGGCDAILAEDSASLFAPEAGVCHATASDERSPEAYTPIPCSSKHETETFLVGRFGGADAAAEAPPVADSEGRGRVYKSCDAEADLFLGGEWRESRLAMRVLIPSAARWGAGERWYRCDLLEMHAVDRWFPNPRANSLSGALTGDSPLRLSCFTEPEETSQGLVNLPPASCTGPHATEFAGIWRAGPDVEELTDEIVDAGCLSSIADHVGLPEGTLGQRFEPLALVPEGEPEWQAGTLSVWCFLHSPQRVLNASVKGAGRTVLAAAR, encoded by the coding sequence GTGCGACGGTGGTGGGGACCGACGGTCCTGCTGGTGCTGATCATGGGAACGGGTGGTTGTGACGCCATCCTCGCCGAAGACTCAGCCTCGCTCTTCGCACCCGAGGCAGGGGTGTGTCACGCCACCGCCTCCGACGAGCGCAGCCCTGAGGCGTACACGCCGATCCCCTGCTCGTCGAAGCACGAGACGGAGACCTTCCTGGTCGGCCGGTTCGGCGGCGCGGACGCCGCTGCGGAGGCGCCACCGGTGGCCGACAGCGAGGGCCGTGGGCGGGTGTACAAGTCGTGCGACGCCGAGGCCGACCTCTTCCTGGGTGGCGAATGGCGCGAGTCACGGCTGGCGATGCGGGTGCTGATCCCGTCGGCGGCGCGCTGGGGGGCGGGTGAACGGTGGTACCGCTGCGACCTGCTGGAGATGCATGCGGTGGACCGGTGGTTCCCGAACCCCCGGGCAAACAGCCTGAGCGGCGCCCTGACCGGTGACTCGCCGCTGCGGCTGAGCTGCTTCACCGAGCCGGAGGAGACCTCCCAGGGCCTTGTCAATCTGCCGCCAGCCTCCTGCACCGGGCCGCACGCCACCGAGTTCGCCGGCATCTGGCGGGCCGGGCCGGACGTCGAGGAGTTGACCGACGAGATCGTGGACGCGGGGTGCCTGTCGAGCATCGCCGATCATGTCGGATTGCCGGAGGGGACTCTGGGGCAACGTTTTGAGCCGTTGGCGCTCGTGCCCGAGGGCGAGCCTGAGTGGCAGGCGGGCACTCTCAGCGTGTGGTGCTTCCTCCACAGCCCTCAGCGGGTGCTCAACGCGTCGGTCAAGGGTGCCGGCCGCACCGTCCTAGCGGCGGCCCGCTGA
- a CDS encoding PucR family transcriptional regulator encodes MDGLLTTCQARAVSTPGGGDLSATLRRIERSAGALATSSVARMDDTLPWFRTLPADQRSWVMLVAQAGARSLVQWLRDGGGTADSTQEVSDEVFAAAPQALARSITLQQTVALIKVTIDVVEEQVSHLAAEGEEQQLREAVLRFSREIAFAAARVYARAAESRGAWDARLQALLVDALLRGDSPDVLASRAAALGWADAPPVAVAVGRSPGGEVSAVLHVVYRQARRIGVEVIGGVHGDRLVIVLGGAPDPLTATAKLLSAFGDGPVVVGPAVPSLDEATESARAALSGFRAAPAWPSAPRPVPAADLLPERALAGDAEARRRLRHDVYATLVRAGGELLATLDAFLAAGGTLESAARALFVHPNTVRYRLRRIAEVTGFSPLSPRDAFALQVALTVGRLDPVAPLISPVPTQTMTPATRKTTQNEDDPRRSL; translated from the coding sequence GTGGATGGCCTGCTCACCACGTGTCAGGCTAGGGCGGTGAGCACGCCGGGCGGTGGAGACCTGTCGGCCACGCTGCGCCGGATCGAACGTTCGGCGGGGGCGTTGGCCACCTCCAGCGTGGCCCGGATGGACGACACGCTACCGTGGTTCCGGACCCTGCCGGCCGACCAGCGCTCCTGGGTGATGCTGGTGGCGCAGGCGGGCGCCCGGTCGCTGGTGCAGTGGCTGCGTGACGGCGGCGGCACGGCGGACAGCACCCAGGAGGTCTCGGACGAGGTCTTCGCCGCCGCCCCGCAGGCGCTGGCCCGGTCGATCACCCTCCAGCAGACCGTGGCGTTGATCAAGGTGACCATCGACGTCGTCGAGGAGCAGGTGTCGCACCTGGCCGCCGAGGGTGAGGAGCAGCAGCTGCGCGAGGCGGTGCTGCGCTTCTCCCGGGAGATCGCGTTCGCCGCCGCCCGGGTGTACGCGCGGGCGGCCGAGTCGCGCGGCGCGTGGGACGCCCGGTTGCAGGCACTGCTGGTCGACGCGCTGCTGCGCGGTGACTCGCCGGACGTGCTGGCCAGTCGGGCCGCCGCGCTCGGCTGGGCGGACGCGCCGCCGGTGGCGGTGGCGGTCGGTCGGTCGCCCGGCGGCGAGGTGTCCGCGGTGCTGCACGTGGTCTACCGGCAGGCCCGCCGAATCGGGGTGGAGGTCATCGGCGGGGTGCACGGCGACCGGCTGGTGATCGTGCTGGGCGGCGCACCGGACCCGTTGACGGCGACCGCCAAGTTGTTGAGCGCGTTCGGGGACGGCCCGGTCGTGGTGGGTCCGGCCGTGCCGAGCCTGGACGAGGCGACCGAGTCGGCGCGGGCGGCGTTGTCCGGTTTCCGGGCGGCACCGGCATGGCCCAGCGCCCCCCGGCCGGTGCCGGCCGCGGACCTGTTGCCGGAGCGGGCCCTCGCGGGCGACGCGGAGGCCCGTCGGCGGCTGCGGCACGACGTGTACGCGACGCTGGTACGCGCCGGTGGCGAGCTGCTGGCGACCCTGGACGCGTTCCTGGCCGCCGGCGGCACACTGGAGAGCGCAGCGCGGGCGCTGTTCGTCCATCCGAACACCGTGCGTTACCGGTTGCGTCGGATCGCCGAGGTGACCGGCTTCTCGCCGCTGTCACCGCGGGACGCTTTCGCTCTCCAGGTCGCGCTGACAGTGGGTCGGTTGGATCCGGTCGCCCCGCTCATCTCGCCTGTCCCGACTCAGACAATGACCCCGGCCACCCGGAAAACCACCCAAAACGAGGATGATCCCCGCCGATCTTTGTAG
- a CDS encoding beta-ketoacyl-ACP synthase III: MTGSRIVSMGHYQPSRVVTNDDIAQLVDTNDEWIRDRVGIVSRRIADSETVADMAAAAAGKALANSGLTAADIDLVVVATCTSIDRSPNVACRVAAKLGITAPGAFDVNTACSGFAYALGTVDHAIRAGASRNALVIGAEKLSDFTDWTDRSTCIIFADGAGAAVVSATADDEPAGIGPVVWGSAPEKSDAVRIEGWRPYVQQEGQAVFRWATTAIAPLALQACERAGVDPSELAAFVPHQANARIIDGIAKRLNIPNAIIAKDIVESGNTSAASVPLALSKLVERREVPSGAPVLLFGFGGGLTYAGQVIRCP, translated from the coding sequence ATGACTGGCAGTCGCATCGTCTCGATGGGGCACTACCAGCCCTCCCGGGTGGTGACCAACGACGACATCGCCCAGCTCGTCGACACCAACGACGAGTGGATCCGCGACCGGGTCGGCATCGTCAGCCGGCGGATCGCCGACAGCGAGACGGTGGCCGACATGGCTGCTGCCGCCGCCGGCAAGGCGCTGGCCAACTCGGGCCTGACCGCCGCCGACATCGACCTGGTCGTCGTCGCCACCTGCACCTCCATCGACCGCAGCCCCAACGTGGCCTGCCGGGTCGCCGCCAAGCTGGGCATCACCGCGCCGGGCGCGTTCGACGTCAACACCGCCTGCTCGGGCTTCGCGTACGCGTTGGGCACCGTCGACCACGCCATCCGGGCCGGCGCGTCGCGCAACGCCCTCGTCATCGGCGCCGAGAAGCTCTCCGACTTCACCGACTGGACCGACCGCTCCACCTGCATCATCTTCGCGGACGGCGCCGGCGCCGCGGTGGTCAGCGCCACCGCCGACGACGAGCCGGCCGGGATCGGGCCGGTGGTCTGGGGTTCGGCGCCGGAGAAGAGCGACGCGGTCCGCATCGAGGGCTGGCGCCCGTACGTCCAGCAGGAGGGGCAGGCGGTCTTCCGCTGGGCCACCACCGCGATCGCGCCACTCGCGCTGCAGGCCTGCGAGCGGGCCGGGGTCGATCCGTCGGAGCTGGCCGCGTTCGTGCCGCACCAGGCCAACGCCCGGATCATCGACGGCATCGCCAAGCGGCTCAACATCCCCAACGCGATCATCGCGAAGGACATCGTCGAGTCCGGCAACACCTCCGCCGCGAGCGTGCCGCTGGCCCTGTCCAAGCTGGTCGAGCGCCGGGAGGTGCCCTCGGGCGCACCGGTGCTGCTGTTCGGCTTCGGTGGTGGCCTGACCTACGCCGGTCAGGTCATCCGCTGCCCCTGA
- a CDS encoding acyl carrier protein → MTRDEITTGLAEILEEVAGVNPDDVAEGKSFTDDLDVDSLSMVEVVVAAEEKFGVKIPDNEVQNLKTVGDAVSYIAAQS, encoded by the coding sequence ATGACCCGTGACGAGATCACCACCGGCCTCGCCGAGATCCTCGAAGAGGTTGCCGGGGTGAACCCGGACGACGTGGCCGAGGGGAAGTCCTTCACCGACGACCTCGACGTCGACTCGCTCTCCATGGTGGAGGTCGTTGTCGCCGCCGAGGAGAAGTTCGGCGTCAAGATCCCGGACAACGAGGTGCAGAACCTCAAGACCGTCGGTGACGCCGTCAGCTACATCGCGGCGCAGTCCTGA
- the fabF gene encoding beta-ketoacyl-ACP synthase II, protein MSRPDVVVTGLGATTPLGGDVASTWDAMLAGRSGVSALTQEWAAQLPVRIAAQLAVEPSEVLDRVRLRRLDRSEAIAIIAAQQAWADAGLAGSDLDGERLAVSVGSGIGGATTLLAQDDILEASGPRRVSPHTIPMLMPNGPAAWVGLELGAKAGVHSVASACATGAEAIALGLDIIRAGRADVVVAGGTEAVIHPLPIAGFSSMRAMSTRNDDPERASRPWDRGRDGFVLGEGAGIVVLERAEHAAARGARVYARLAGAGITSDAYDIVQPHAEGEGAIRAIAKAIADADVAKRDIVHVNAHATSTPVGDMLEISGLHKALGDHPVLSATKSMTGHLLGAAGALESIATILAIRDSVVPPTINLDDPEPGLTLDVAAHKARHMEIPAALNNAFGFGGHNVALVFARP, encoded by the coding sequence ATGAGTCGTCCCGACGTCGTCGTCACCGGGCTCGGCGCGACGACCCCGCTTGGCGGGGACGTCGCGTCGACCTGGGACGCCATGCTCGCCGGCCGCTCCGGGGTGAGTGCCCTCACCCAGGAGTGGGCCGCGCAACTGCCGGTCCGGATCGCCGCCCAGCTGGCCGTGGAGCCGTCCGAGGTGCTGGACCGGGTCCGGCTGCGCCGACTGGACCGTTCCGAGGCGATCGCCATCATCGCGGCGCAGCAGGCCTGGGCGGACGCCGGCCTCGCCGGCTCCGACCTCGACGGGGAGCGGCTGGCCGTCAGCGTCGGCTCCGGCATCGGTGGCGCCACCACCCTGCTCGCCCAGGACGACATCCTGGAGGCCTCCGGGCCACGGCGGGTCTCCCCGCACACCATCCCGATGCTGATGCCGAACGGTCCGGCCGCCTGGGTCGGGCTGGAGCTGGGCGCCAAGGCCGGCGTGCACTCGGTGGCCAGCGCCTGCGCCACCGGCGCCGAGGCGATCGCCCTCGGGCTGGACATCATCCGCGCCGGTCGTGCCGACGTGGTGGTGGCTGGCGGCACCGAGGCGGTCATCCACCCGCTGCCGATCGCCGGCTTCAGCTCGATGCGGGCCATGTCGACCCGCAACGACGACCCCGAGCGCGCCTCCCGCCCGTGGGACCGGGGCCGGGACGGCTTCGTCCTCGGCGAGGGTGCCGGCATCGTGGTGCTGGAGCGGGCCGAGCACGCGGCAGCCCGGGGTGCCCGGGTGTACGCACGCCTCGCCGGTGCCGGCATCACCTCCGACGCGTACGACATCGTGCAGCCGCACGCCGAGGGTGAGGGCGCCATCCGGGCCATCGCCAAGGCGATCGCGGACGCGGACGTGGCGAAGCGGGACATCGTGCACGTCAACGCGCACGCCACCTCGACCCCGGTCGGGGACATGCTGGAGATCAGCGGGCTGCACAAGGCGCTCGGCGACCACCCGGTGCTGTCCGCGACGAAGTCGATGACGGGTCACCTGCTCGGTGCGGCCGGAGCGCTGGAGTCGATCGCCACCATCTTGGCGATCCGCGACAGTGTCGTCCCTCCGACCATCAACCTCGACGACCCGGAGCCAGGCCTCACCCTGGACGTCGCCGCGCACAAGGCCCGCCACATGGAGATCCCGGCCGCGTTGAACAACGCGTTCGGCTTCGGCGGCCACAACGTGGCGCTCGTCTTCGCCCGGCCCTGA
- a CDS encoding glycoside hydrolase family 3 protein: MGGVSNRPWRATVAVAALTVLLVSGCSSDPERPAPTPSPAGTSAAPSAPAAPPATDPAARAAALVATLSDEDLVGQVLMPYAYGDSATKVSAGSAAGNQALAGVDTPADMISKYRLGGLILVGFSADDPTKGNQETTNVDNPKQVHELTSGLRTAAGRLAAGPAPLLIGTDQEYGVVTRVTDGVTVLPSALAAGAAGDPKLTEAAWQAAGAELAAMGINVDFAPVADVLATRSTVIGSRSYGSDPKQAAVQVGGAVRGLQAAGVAATLKHFPGHGHSADDSHQDLPVLTQSAEALRSGAWPPFTAGMDAGAMAVMSGHLDARAIDPGTPATFSHKLLTDVLRGQLGFKGVVITDGMNMPPAKRWAPGEAAVRALNAGNDLILMTPNVGQAYDGLLAALRGGSLPRARLVEAVTRVLTMKFRLAETPAAQMSTLNAPAHRAAADALATAAVTVLRGTCGGAVRGPVTVTSSGGRDGTRTVLTAALTAAGVQVKPSGGTIVHLVGYGDGANDLRADAAVTVAMDTPYVLSGAKSPTLLATYSSSRASMTGLAAVLAGKARPGGRSPVTVPGLPATTCASS; encoded by the coding sequence ATGGGCGGCGTGTCGAATCGCCCGTGGCGCGCCACCGTCGCAGTCGCCGCCCTGACCGTCCTGCTCGTCTCCGGCTGCTCAAGCGACCCCGAGCGCCCCGCGCCGACACCCAGCCCGGCCGGCACATCCGCAGCCCCGAGCGCACCCGCCGCGCCGCCGGCCACCGACCCGGCCGCCCGGGCCGCCGCGCTGGTCGCCACGCTGTCCGACGAGGACCTGGTCGGTCAGGTGCTGATGCCGTACGCCTACGGCGACTCCGCGACCAAGGTCTCGGCCGGCTCGGCCGCCGGCAACCAGGCCCTCGCTGGGGTCGACACCCCCGCCGACATGATCAGCAAATATCGACTGGGTGGCCTGATCCTGGTCGGCTTCAGCGCCGACGACCCGACCAAGGGCAACCAGGAGACCACGAACGTCGACAACCCGAAGCAGGTGCACGAGCTCACCAGCGGGCTGCGTACCGCCGCCGGTCGGCTCGCCGCCGGCCCCGCGCCGCTGCTGATCGGCACCGACCAGGAGTACGGCGTCGTCACCCGCGTGACCGACGGCGTCACCGTGCTGCCCAGCGCCCTCGCGGCGGGCGCGGCCGGCGACCCGAAGCTGACCGAGGCCGCCTGGCAGGCCGCCGGCGCCGAGCTGGCGGCGATGGGGATCAACGTCGACTTCGCCCCGGTGGCCGACGTGCTGGCCACCCGCAGCACCGTGATCGGCTCCCGGTCGTACGGCTCGGACCCGAAGCAGGCCGCGGTGCAGGTGGGCGGCGCCGTCCGTGGCCTCCAGGCGGCCGGGGTCGCGGCCACCCTCAAGCACTTCCCGGGGCACGGTCACAGCGCCGACGACTCCCACCAGGACCTGCCGGTGCTCACCCAGTCCGCCGAGGCGTTGCGGAGCGGCGCGTGGCCGCCGTTCACCGCCGGGATGGACGCCGGGGCGATGGCAGTGATGTCCGGTCACCTGGACGCCCGCGCGATCGACCCGGGGACCCCGGCGACGTTCTCGCACAAGCTGCTCACCGACGTCCTGCGGGGTCAGCTCGGTTTCAAGGGCGTGGTGATCACCGACGGGATGAACATGCCGCCCGCGAAGCGCTGGGCTCCCGGTGAGGCGGCCGTCCGCGCGCTGAACGCCGGCAACGACCTCATCCTGATGACCCCGAACGTCGGCCAGGCGTACGACGGGCTGCTCGCCGCGCTTCGCGGCGGTTCACTGCCACGCGCCCGGCTCGTCGAGGCGGTCACCCGGGTGCTGACCATGAAGTTCCGGCTCGCGGAGACCCCGGCCGCGCAGATGTCCACGCTCAACGCCCCGGCGCACCGCGCGGCGGCCGACGCACTGGCCACCGCCGCCGTCACCGTGCTGCGCGGCACCTGCGGCGGTGCCGTACGCGGACCGGTCACCGTCACCTCCTCCGGTGGCCGCGACGGCACCCGGACGGTGCTCACCGCCGCACTGACCGCCGCCGGGGTGCAGGTCAAGCCCAGCGGCGGCACGATCGTGCACCTGGTGGGCTACGGCGACGGCGCCAACGACCTGCGCGCCGACGCGGCGGTCACTGTCGCGATGGACACCCCGTACGTGCTGAGCGGCGCGAAGTCGCCGACGCTGCTGGCCACGTACTCCTCCAGCCGGGCCTCCATGACCGGGCTGGCCGCCGTGCTGGCCGGCAAGGCCCGGCCGGGCGGGCGGTCCCCGGTGACCGTGCCGGGCCTGCCGGCGACGACCTGCGCCAGTAGCTGA
- a CDS encoding DUF3145 domain-containing protein, translated as MPTRGVVYVHSTPLAVCSHVEWAIARVLAAPVNLQWTAQPVDPGARRAECGWTGRPGTGAELAAALRQWPMIRFEVTEEPSAGVDGERFMYVPARGLFRATVGVAGDIQLGEDRLRALMVSSRAPEALAHALDKALGTAWDADLEPYRYAGDGAPVTLLTRVG; from the coding sequence GTGCCAACGCGTGGCGTCGTATACGTCCACTCGACCCCGCTCGCCGTGTGCTCACACGTCGAGTGGGCGATCGCGCGCGTCCTAGCCGCGCCGGTCAACCTGCAGTGGACGGCTCAGCCCGTCGACCCCGGCGCACGCCGGGCCGAGTGCGGGTGGACCGGTCGTCCGGGAACGGGCGCCGAGCTGGCTGCTGCCCTACGGCAGTGGCCCATGATCCGTTTCGAGGTCACCGAGGAGCCGAGCGCCGGCGTCGACGGTGAACGCTTCATGTACGTGCCGGCTCGTGGCCTGTTCCGGGCCACCGTCGGCGTGGCCGGCGACATCCAGCTCGGCGAGGACCGGCTACGGGCGCTGATGGTCTCCTCGCGGGCCCCGGAGGCGCTGGCGCACGCCCTCGACAAGGCGCTCGGCACCGCCTGGGACGCCGACCTGGAGCCCTACCGGTACGCCGGGGACGGCGCCCCGGTGACCTTGCTCACCCGGGTCGGCTGA
- a CDS encoding carbonic anhydrase: MGSSGASMGGAAGQGRQAGGTPRAALADLLSGNRRFVSGQPIHGHDVTAAAAASGDQQPYAVVLGCIDSRVPLEAIFDQTFGAICVIRTGGHVLDRAVCGSIEYVVGQLGVPLVMVLGHERCGAVGAAVDALRSGQRPGGSLAHLVDEIAPAVTEVGIDDPAVHPLAIRRHVRRTVGTLRADDLLAGPIAAGRVAVVGGLYDLATGEVALLDPG; this comes from the coding sequence ATGGGGTCGTCGGGGGCGTCCATGGGCGGGGCGGCGGGGCAGGGACGGCAGGCCGGGGGGACGCCCCGCGCCGCGCTGGCAGACCTGCTCTCCGGCAACCGGCGGTTCGTCAGCGGCCAGCCGATCCACGGACACGACGTCACCGCCGCCGCGGCCGCCTCCGGCGATCAGCAGCCGTACGCGGTGGTGCTCGGCTGCATCGACTCCCGGGTGCCGCTGGAGGCGATCTTCGACCAGACCTTCGGCGCGATCTGCGTGATCCGTACCGGTGGGCATGTCCTCGACCGCGCGGTGTGCGGCTCGATCGAGTATGTGGTCGGCCAGCTCGGCGTACCGCTGGTGATGGTCCTCGGCCACGAGCGGTGCGGCGCGGTGGGCGCGGCGGTGGACGCGCTGCGCAGCGGGCAACGTCCCGGGGGGTCGCTGGCGCACCTGGTGGACGAGATCGCCCCGGCGGTGACCGAGGTGGGGATCGACGACCCGGCGGTGCATCCGCTGGCGATCCGCCGGCATGTCCGGCGAACGGTGGGCACGCTACGCGCCGACGACCTGCTGGCCGGGCCGATCGCCGCCGGAAGGGTGGCCGTGGTCGGTGGCCTCTACGACCTGGCCACCGGTGAGGTCGCTCTGCTCGATCCGGGCTGA
- a CDS encoding alpha/beta fold hydrolase: MPERFEVGLPDGVRLNVEVTGPTDAPVTAILLHGWTLDGRAWHRQVDALTAAPLGGAVRVVTYDARGHGRSSCMALPTATLAQLGDDLAAVIDAVAPPGPVLLVGHSMGGMTIMEYAHRHPTHFAARTAGLVFVSTTAEGHTHTVYGLSPRIARLIRLAETTGAGVLARCGSWRAPRALLNALQPSIRWMLFGDRCEPSDIRLVTSAVARASLRSIGGFRASIGTQHRLDTLAALAHLPAAALVGDRDRLTPPPCAESIAAALPATELTVCPGAGHMLMMERPDEVNAALTGVLRRVLAAPQRGVTPAGTGV, translated from the coding sequence ATGCCGGAGCGGTTCGAGGTGGGTCTGCCGGACGGCGTGCGGCTCAACGTCGAGGTGACGGGGCCGACGGACGCCCCGGTGACCGCCATCCTGCTGCACGGTTGGACGCTGGACGGGCGCGCCTGGCACCGACAGGTCGACGCGCTCACCGCGGCGCCGCTCGGCGGGGCGGTGCGGGTGGTCACCTATGACGCGCGGGGGCACGGCCGCTCCAGCTGCATGGCGCTGCCCACGGCCACACTGGCCCAGCTGGGTGACGACCTGGCCGCGGTGATCGACGCGGTGGCGCCTCCCGGGCCGGTGCTCCTCGTCGGGCACTCGATGGGCGGCATGACGATCATGGAGTACGCCCACCGCCACCCCACGCACTTCGCCGCCCGTACGGCCGGGCTGGTCTTCGTCTCGACCACCGCCGAGGGGCACACGCACACCGTCTACGGGCTCTCGCCGCGGATCGCCCGGTTGATCCGGCTGGCCGAGACGACCGGAGCCGGAGTGCTCGCCCGGTGCGGGTCGTGGCGAGCGCCCCGGGCCCTGCTGAACGCGCTGCAACCGAGCATCCGGTGGATGCTCTTCGGCGACCGCTGCGAGCCCTCCGACATCCGCCTGGTGACCTCCGCGGTGGCTCGTGCCTCGCTGCGCTCGATCGGCGGGTTCCGCGCCTCCATCGGCACCCAGCACCGACTGGACACCCTCGCCGCGTTGGCCCACCTGCCGGCCGCCGCCCTGGTCGGCGACCGGGACCGACTGACCCCACCGCCCTGCGCCGAGTCGATCGCGGCGGCGCTGCCGGCCACCGAGCTGACCGTCTGCCCGGGTGCCGGGCACATGCTGATGATGGAGCGCCCGGACGAGGTCAACGCCGCCCTCACCGGCGTACTGCGCCGGGTGCTCGCCGCACCGCAGCGCGGGGTGACACCCGCCGGGACGGGCGTCTGA